The genomic window GAATGACATCAAAGCCTGCTGCTTCACAAATTAGCATCGTTTCCCTCGTTTTTCTATGAACTCCACCGAGCTTGCCAGCAGAAGGGGAAGGGCGAATATAGGCTCTTGGATTTCGTGAGAGCTGTTCCATCCTCGTTTTATCACCGAGAATGCTTCCTCCACTAATTTTCGAGCTTGGGTCAATGGCGAGAACCGCTACCTTCAAGCCTAAATCACATAAATACGTTCCGAACGCTTCAATAAAGGTGCTCTTTCCTGCCCCTGGAACACCAGTTATCCCAATTCGAAGGGCTTTCCCCGAATACGGGAGGAGCTGCTGCAAAAGCTCTTGAGCCTTTCGAAAATGGTGCTCCGCATTGCTTTCAATTAGAGTAATGGCTCGGGCAAGTATTGAACGGCTTCCTGCAAGAATGCCTGCTGCCATTTCATTATAATCCAGTTCAATCTTATTCTTCTTTTGAAATCTAGTATTCTTTGTATACCCTAAGCTCTCCTGCGGCAATTCAACACCCTTCCTCACAACACTTGTAAAGCTGTCAGGATTTGTGCCATCAAACCATTCAGGTTTTTTCTCTTTATCCATTTGCTACTTCCTCGTAACCTAATCGATTATAAATCTCGCGAATGACTTTTTGCGCTGCCACAGGAATAACGGTTCCAGGCCCAAATATAGCTGCTGCACCTTGTTCATATAAGTATTGGTAGTCTTGGGCTGGAATAACCCCGCCTATAACGACTAGAATATCTTCCCTGCCAAGCTTTTTAAGCTCTTCAATTAGCTGAGGAAGAAGGGTTTTATGACCTGCCGCCAATGAACTAATCCCAATAACATGAACATCATTTTCAACTGCCTGTCTCGCTGTTTCCTCAGGTGTTTGGAATAATGGACCAATATCCACATCAAAGCCTAAATCCGCAAATGCTGTTGCAATGACCTTTGCTCCACGGTCATGTCCGTCCTGTCCCATTTTGGCTATAAGAATACGCGGTCTTCTTCCTTCATTTTCTAAGAAGTCGTCCGTCATCGTCTTCACTTCTGCAATTTCTTCTTCATTAGAAAATGCAGAACTATAAACACCGCTTATTGAACGAATGATCGCTTTATGACGGTTGGCCACCTTTTCGATAGCAGTGGAAATTTCGCCAAGCGTTGCCCGCGCTCTTGCAGCTTGAACAGCTAGCTCCAGCAGATTGCCATCTCCTGTTTCGGCAGCCTGCGTAATCGCTTCAAGTGCCTCAGTGACCTTTTCTTCATCACGTGAAGCCTTCAACGTTTCTAGCTTTTCAATTTGCTTTAAGCGGACTGCGGTATTGTCTATATCCAAAATCTCAATGGGCTCTTCTTGTTCAAGCCGGTATTTATTTACACCGATAATCGTTTCTTTTCCAGAGTCAATCTGTGCTTGTCTGCGTGCTGCCGCCTCTTCTATTTTCATCTTTGGCAGCCCTGTTTCAATGGCCTTTGCCATTCCGCCGAGATTTTCAATTTCTTCAATATGCTCCCAAGCGCGTTTAATTAATTGATCTGTCAGTGACTCAACATAATAAGAACCTGCCCATGGGTCAATAACGTTTGTTATACCTGTTTCCTCTTGAAGATATAGTTGTGTATTTCTGGCAATCCGTGCGGAAAAATCAGTTGGCAACGCGATAGCTTCATCTAGAGCATTT from Bacillus sp. DTU_2020_1000418_1_SI_GHA_SEK_038 includes these protein-coding regions:
- the meaB gene encoding methylmalonyl Co-A mutase-associated GTPase MeaB, which produces MDKEKKPEWFDGTNPDSFTSVVRKGVELPQESLGYTKNTRFQKKNKIELDYNEMAAGILAGSRSILARAITLIESNAEHHFRKAQELLQQLLPYSGKALRIGITGVPGAGKSTFIEAFGTYLCDLGLKVAVLAIDPSSKISGGSILGDKTRMEQLSRNPRAYIRPSPSAGKLGGVHRKTRETMLICEAAGFDVILIETVGVGQSEVIVRDMVDFFMLLTLTGAGDELQGMKKGIMELADAVVVNKADGQNKKLALKTKSEYSRILHFLQPATKGWSSKALTCSAKYNDGMEEIWESIKAFEQHTKETGVFEERRRVQTKEWIYSMIIDQLQYSFFYHQDVKQLLPKMENEVIAGNRTVTSAVGELFEAYMKNL
- the scpA gene encoding methylmalonyl-CoA mutase, whose translation is MNKPDFKSIPLFDEQKPSKEEWKKNAEAEINASIDDLLFETNEQIAIKPLYTEDDLKGLQHMDGAPGLPPYTRGPYPTMYVNRPWTVRQYAGFSTAEESNAFYRRNLAMGQKGLSVAFDLATHRGYDSDHPRVVGDVGKAGVAIDSILDMKTLFDGIPLDQMSVSMTMNGAVLPIMAFFIVTAEEQGVSQDKLAGTIQNDILKEYMVRNTYIYPPEMSMKIIADIFEYTSKYMPKFNSISISGYHMQEAGAPADIELAYTLADGLEYVRTGLKAGINVDSFAPRLSFFWAIGMNYFMEVAKMRAARFIWAKMMKTFDPKNAKSMALRTHSQTSGWSLTEQDPFNNVTRTLIEAHASAMGHTQSLHTNALDEAIALPTDFSARIARNTQLYLQEETGITNVIDPWAGSYYVESLTDQLIKRAWEHIEEIENLGGMAKAIETGLPKMKIEEAAARRQAQIDSGKETIIGVNKYRLEQEEPIEILDIDNTAVRLKQIEKLETLKASRDEEKVTEALEAITQAAETGDGNLLELAVQAARARATLGEISTAIEKVANRHKAIIRSISGVYSSAFSNEEEIAEVKTMTDDFLENEGRRPRILIAKMGQDGHDRGAKVIATAFADLGFDVDIGPLFQTPEETARQAVENDVHVIGISSLAAGHKTLLPQLIEELKKLGREDILVVIGGVIPAQDYQYLYEQGAAAIFGPGTVIPVAAQKVIREIYNRLGYEEVANG